The following coding sequences lie in one Aquabacterium olei genomic window:
- a CDS encoding AraC family transcriptional regulator, whose protein sequence is MQVTQAPRTTLSSVPLPALGSWRQAASVCGFPVEQALSEAGIGPHDKLQAQMRVSPDVLLKAFSRCVESAKGRHFPFVLGDCFVFEHYAEFDAFIASCSTVRDILELAGWARELLTPWMELRLDEFNAEAHLRVEMTVPHADSAKLAPVREVMLAAVYQLITRATREPQWLLSVRVSGPKPDYAQEFNDHFRVPVFFDEGMDALVMDRRWLDAPLRTPVPQVLTRARQMIERRLSQEGGTRRVVDEVRWALERRPELLREGLDATASALGLHPRTLQRRLQSEGMKYVDIQSEAKLHRARVMLKRRAISMESISTELGFSDRRAFTFAFKRWTGLSPSAYRNQLNAVGVAR, encoded by the coding sequence ATGCAAGTCACGCAAGCTCCCCGCACCACCTTGTCGTCCGTTCCCCTGCCGGCCCTCGGGAGCTGGCGTCAGGCCGCGTCCGTCTGCGGCTTTCCGGTCGAACAGGCGCTTTCAGAAGCCGGCATCGGCCCGCATGACAAACTGCAGGCGCAGATGCGCGTCAGCCCGGATGTCCTGCTCAAGGCCTTCTCGCGCTGCGTGGAAAGCGCCAAGGGCCGGCATTTCCCTTTCGTGCTGGGTGACTGCTTCGTGTTCGAGCACTACGCCGAATTCGATGCCTTCATCGCATCGTGCTCCACGGTGCGCGACATCCTCGAGCTGGCCGGCTGGGCCCGCGAGTTGCTGACCCCCTGGATGGAACTGCGCCTTGACGAGTTCAACGCCGAAGCCCATCTTCGCGTCGAGATGACCGTGCCCCATGCCGACAGTGCCAAGCTGGCCCCGGTGCGTGAGGTGATGCTGGCTGCCGTCTACCAGCTGATCACCCGCGCGACCCGCGAGCCCCAGTGGCTGCTGTCCGTGCGGGTGTCGGGCCCGAAGCCGGATTACGCCCAGGAGTTCAACGACCACTTCCGCGTGCCGGTGTTCTTCGACGAAGGCATGGATGCGCTGGTGATGGACCGCCGCTGGCTCGACGCGCCGCTGCGCACGCCCGTGCCTCAGGTGCTGACCCGCGCTCGCCAGATGATCGAGCGCCGGCTGAGCCAGGAGGGCGGCACCCGCCGCGTGGTGGACGAGGTGCGCTGGGCGCTCGAGCGCCGTCCCGAGCTGCTGCGTGAGGGGCTGGATGCCACTGCGTCGGCGCTGGGCTTGCACCCACGCACGCTGCAGCGCCGGCTGCAGTCCGAAGGCATGAAGTACGTCGACATCCAGTCTGAGGCCAAGCTGCACCGCGCCCGCGTGATGCTCAAGCGCCGGGCCATCAGCATGGAGTCCATCAGCACCGAGCTGGGGTTCTCCGATCGACGCGCCTTCACCTTTGCGTTCAAGCGCTGGACCGGCCTGTCGCCCAGCGCCTATCGCAACCAGCTGAACGCTGTGGGCGTGGCGCGCTGA
- the coaBC gene encoding bifunctional phosphopantothenoylcysteine decarboxylase/phosphopantothenate--cysteine ligase CoaBC yields MSDRNELHGRHIVLGLTGGIACYKSAELVRLLVKAGATVQVVMTEAAEAFITPVTFQALSGRPVFTSQWDARPDNNMAHINLGREADAIVIAPASADFMARLATGRADELLSLTCLARPREHTALLVAPAMNREMWSHPATQRNVATLQADGTVILGPGCGEQACGETGDGRMLEPEALRDAVIAHFQPKVLAGRKVLITAGPTFEPIDPVRGITNHSSGKMGFALARAAQEAGAEVTLVAGPVHLPTPRGVRRIDVMTAQQMHDVVLPAAAQHEVFIATAAVADWRPATQSDQKIKKEGKKVAPTFALTENPDILAAVAALPGAPYCVGFAAESEQLLTHARAKLQRKRIPLIIGNLGPATFGRDENSLLVVDADSHHALPADGSQADKLTLARILMQELSQRLSNRTA; encoded by the coding sequence ATGTCAGATCGCAATGAGCTTCACGGCCGGCACATCGTGCTCGGCCTGACCGGCGGCATCGCCTGCTACAAGTCGGCCGAACTGGTCCGCCTGCTCGTGAAGGCCGGCGCCACCGTCCAGGTCGTCATGACCGAGGCCGCCGAGGCCTTCATCACCCCGGTCACTTTCCAGGCCCTGTCGGGCCGACCCGTCTTCACCAGCCAGTGGGATGCGCGCCCCGACAACAACATGGCGCACATCAACCTCGGGCGCGAGGCCGATGCCATCGTGATCGCGCCGGCCAGTGCCGACTTCATGGCCCGCCTGGCCACCGGTCGCGCCGACGAGCTGTTGAGCCTCACCTGTCTCGCCCGCCCGCGTGAGCACACCGCCTTGCTGGTGGCGCCCGCCATGAACCGCGAAATGTGGTCGCACCCGGCCACCCAACGCAACGTGGCCACCCTGCAGGCCGACGGCACGGTCATCCTGGGCCCCGGCTGCGGCGAGCAGGCCTGTGGCGAAACGGGCGACGGCCGCATGCTGGAACCTGAAGCGCTGCGCGACGCCGTGATCGCCCACTTCCAGCCCAAGGTGCTGGCGGGCCGCAAGGTGCTGATCACCGCAGGCCCCACCTTCGAGCCGATCGACCCGGTGCGGGGCATCACCAACCATTCCAGCGGCAAGATGGGCTTTGCGCTGGCCCGCGCCGCTCAGGAGGCGGGTGCGGAAGTCACACTGGTGGCGGGCCCGGTGCACCTGCCCACGCCGCGGGGCGTGCGCCGCATCGACGTGATGACAGCACAGCAGATGCATGACGTGGTGCTGCCCGCGGCGGCACAGCACGAGGTCTTCATCGCCACCGCCGCCGTGGCCGACTGGCGTCCCGCCACGCAGAGCGACCAGAAGATCAAGAAGGAAGGCAAGAAAGTGGCCCCGACCTTCGCGCTGACGGAGAACCCCGACATCCTGGCTGCGGTGGCCGCATTGCCCGGCGCACCGTACTGCGTGGGTTTTGCTGCAGAAAGCGAGCAGCTGCTGACCCACGCGCGCGCCAAGCTGCAGCGCAAGCGCATCCCGCTGATCATCGGCAACCTGGGGCCGGCCACCTTCGGGCGTGACGAGAACAGCCTGCTGGTGGTCGACGCCGATTCGCACCACGCCCTGCCGGCCGATGGCAGCCAGGCCGACAAGCTCACGCTCGCCCGCATCCTGATGCAGGAACTCTCTCAACGCCTTTCGAACCGCACCGCATGA
- a CDS encoding FKBP-type peptidyl-prolyl cis-trans isomerase, producing MIISSPCVVSLTWRLEDAQGRLIDELQEPMEFLVGGEDLLAKVETTLIGQSEGFEAHLFLEPEHAFGDYHAELVFFESRDIFPDGVSEGMQFDGPPAGSTTPDLPKDAIYTVTEVYDSHVVLDGNHPLAGIALRLSLKVCDVRTATEEEVEQGSVSSSLFSLAPPSAPPGETLH from the coding sequence ATGATCATTTCTTCTCCGTGCGTGGTGAGCCTGACGTGGCGTCTTGAAGATGCCCAGGGCCGGTTGATTGACGAGCTGCAGGAACCGATGGAATTCCTGGTCGGCGGCGAGGACCTGCTCGCCAAGGTCGAAACCACCCTCATCGGCCAGAGCGAGGGCTTCGAGGCCCACCTGTTTCTCGAGCCCGAACACGCATTTGGCGACTACCACGCCGAACTGGTGTTTTTCGAGTCACGCGACATCTTCCCCGATGGCGTTTCCGAGGGCATGCAGTTCGACGGCCCGCCGGCGGGCAGCACGACCCCGGATCTGCCCAAGGACGCGATCTACACCGTCACCGAGGTGTACGACAGCCACGTGGTGCTGGACGGCAACCACCCGCTGGCCGGCATCGCGCTGCGCCTGTCCCTGAAGGTGTGTGACGTGCGCACCGCCACCGAAGAAGAGGTGGAACAGGGCTCGGTCTCGTCGTCCCTGTTCAGCCTGGCGCCGCCGTCTGCCCCGCCGGGCGAGACGCTGCACTGA
- the dut gene encoding dUTP diphosphatase: MTTVDVRILDPRMADALPAYATAGSAGLDLRACLAEPVVLQPGQAELIPTGLAIHLGDPGLAAMILPRSGLGHKHGIVLGNLVGLIDSDYQGPLMVSCWNRGQAAFTIQPMERIAQLVIVPVVQAAFRQVEQFGEASTRGEGGFGSTGRG, translated from the coding sequence ATGACCACCGTCGACGTCCGCATTCTTGATCCCCGCATGGCAGACGCCTTGCCGGCGTATGCCACGGCCGGCAGCGCCGGGCTTGACTTGCGGGCCTGTCTGGCCGAGCCGGTGGTGCTGCAGCCCGGGCAGGCGGAGCTGATCCCGACGGGTCTGGCGATCCATCTGGGCGACCCGGGGCTGGCCGCCATGATCCTGCCTCGCTCGGGGCTGGGCCACAAGCACGGCATCGTGCTGGGCAACCTCGTCGGCCTGATCGACTCCGACTACCAGGGCCCGCTGATGGTGAGCTGCTGGAACCGTGGGCAGGCCGCCTTCACGATCCAGCCCATGGAGCGCATCGCGCAGCTGGTGATCGTGCCGGTGGTGCAGGCGGCCTTCCGCCAGGTCGAGCAGTTCGGCGAGGCCTCCACGCGGGGGGAAGGCGGTTTCGGCTCGACAGGGCGGGGCTGA